The genomic stretch GTGGACATGCTGGGTAAGCACAATCAATACACAGGGGTACTGTAGATGAGGACTTTGTCTATAAGTGGAAGAACTGTGGAATTCCACCCAAGAGACAGTAAGGGCATGAGAATTGACATCTTATGGGGTGCACTCAGGGAGaccagagaaggaaaaagagatgcAGCTAGTCCTGCAACCATGACTATCGCTGCCACTTTGGGCTGTCTGAGGATCTCTGGCTCTTTTGCTTGCAGCTAGAGGatctaagcattttaaaaaagattaggTCTAAAAAATTTTACTACGATATATGGTGTAATTTTCCAAATATTGTCCTTTGTTTCCAAAAAATGCTTATTGCTGAGAAGTTAAACATTCTGATGACTGGGCACTTTAATATACCTCATTTGAAAGACCACGAAAGAAGTGTTTGCACACTCAGGATTTTGTGTATTAAGAAGTTggatgttttctttttcattttagaGCACTGCAAGCATTCATTTAAGAGGTATTGTTGTGGAAACCTCCAGTTAACTGCTTGAATAATTATTTTATCAGATACATAAGGCAAAATGAAGTCAGGTTCTGTACTATGTATGAGGTACGTTTCTGTTAAGTGGTTACATTCCAGTTTGAATATCAGTACTTTACAGAAACCACAACATTATGCTGATATATGGAAACTACTAAAAAAAGCAGCAGTAAAGGCATTAAATCGAGCTATTTTTATAATTGTCTAACCtgacattgcccctttaagttaATCAAATTTATTTTAGGTTTTGTCTTTGTCTTCCAGTGGTGTAAAGCCAAATGAATACAAGCTTGCAGAAGACCAAAGGTCAAGACACTGAGTCTTAGACATCGCTGGACTGCGCTATTGTATCGATACCTTTTCCTCTCTGTGTCGCCTCTCCTGCTCCTCAAGGCGTTGTACTTCAGCAAGCTCGGCATTGCGTAATTCCTCATATGCATACTGATGTGCCCGCAGATTGGCCAGCTCCTCTTCTTCCATGACTTCTAGCAAAGCTTGTTCAATGATTTTTCCAATCAAAACTTCTAGCATTGGTTTGACTTCAATGTCAAAGTCAAACAGCTGAGGATGAAAGCAAATTAAACAGAGATTTATGCATCCAGGTCCCAATCAATTTAAAGTCTTACCAAGGTGAACAGAAATGCTTACATCTGCAATAGCTGGCAAGGTTGCTGGTGTCTAACACAGGGCTGGGAAGACAGTTTTGTACAGTTGTAATGTTACCAGCTGTGGCAAGGAATGTGTGAAACTCTGAACTCAGAATGgggcaaaaagagaaggaaaggatAAGGTGCTATTTGGGAGATGGGAAGTACCAGATCATATGGAGGACTTAGGTTAGTTCACAGGTTTAACAAAAGCTTTCCTCCAGTCCTCACTAAGTGATGTGTATGATCCAGACTAAATACCAGTAAACATGAATACTGGTAGTTCTGTCATTCACTCCCCTCCTCTAATGGTAGTTCCTGCCACCTCAGcagctcagcctctctctctgtctgaaaCCCTTTTAGGCTCCTCTCTCTTTAAGAAAGCATCCATAGCAACATGCAATAGGTCTAAGTCTGTCTGGTGGGCGTAATTAACAGACCAGTTCAAAACACAGTCACTTTTGGGGCCCCCAGTCAGAGGCAGAAGGCTAGACTGGACCCAAACCATGCTCACATACACATCCCTAGTCCCCTCATGCTGCATTTTATTATTCAGACATGCAGAGAATTtctgaatgttttcatttttactgCAAATAAGTAAAATAATAGCATTCGGGGAGAGGCATTTTCCTTAACATTATCATTATCCTCACAGTAAAGTACTTTAGACATTATAGGGAATTTTTAATCTCTCTACCAAGAGTAGGTCCTCCATGTTTCTGAATTGTTACTCAACTGAGTTCAACTCTTCATTTTGTATCACAAACTTATTTCATACATAAGAAATCTTGCTATGGTTGCAGACCAAAATTTGCATTTGTACCTCTCCTTCTTCTATCTGTGTGGCCAcatctttccctgttttggctgGGATGAAGAGTGGAGTAGGTGGTCTGTCCAGAAAAGCATCTGTTTGACACTCCACATCAACCTCTATTATGCGGTCACCAAGCTCTTCCAGATACAACTCTATGAAGCAATAGTATGATGAATACTGTATGTAGGTTCTGTTTTGCACAAAAAGCCAAGGTGGCAAACTAATTGTTAACAGAGGTAAATTATCATATCAAAATAATGTACAATAAAATGAttaggcaacaaaaatgattaggggactgaaacacatgagttatgaggagaggctgagggagctgggattgtttagcctgcagaagagaagaatgaggggggatttgatagctgctttcaactacctgaaagggggttccaaagaggatggctctagactgttctcaatggtagcagatgacagaacgaggagtaatggtctcaagttgcagtgggggaggtttagattggatattaggaaaaactttttcactaagagggtggtgaaacactggaatgcgttacctagggaggtggtagaatctccttccttagaggtttttaaggtcaggcttgacaaagccctggctgggatgatttaactgggaattggtcctgctttgagcagggggttggactagatgaccttctggggtcccttccaaccctgatattctatgattctatgattactacAAAGTTAAAGACTCAATGTAATATTTACACCCATTTTTCTGTGTAGGAACTACCATTATCATATTGTCCATAGTGTCTGATATATTTAATGGGATATGATTCATAAACTGATATTTCATTTGTCAGATTTCAGAAGTTGATGAGGTGATTTTGATAAAGTGTAGACTATCAGGTTTTAGCTCACTTTGTGAAATACTGTTCCAGGTGGAGTTAATTCTGATAAAGCAAGTTAAAAGAGAGGCCACAGATAGCTTTCTACTAACAGCTatgtttaaaatgtgtgtgtgttttaattctCCATGGTATGTTCATTCTGAGAGGCACTGGCTAAGTGGATGAGACTAGGTCTGCTGTATTGAGACCTGAGTTCTCCTTCTAGCTTTTCAGAAATAACCTTCAGATAAATGAGAATCTGAGCagtttcacatctgtaaaatgtgtgtgtggcagggaagGGCGGAGATACAAGACCTTGCTCAGTAATAAGGGCTGGGAAGTGTACAAGGTTATTAACACTATTCAGTGGATAAAGTAAGAGATTAGAACTAATAGTGTCACGGCTTTCAGATCAGGGCACTTTCCCGTGGGTCAAAAGGAATTTAAATGGGGGAAAAGCCATTTCTGCTGCAATTGGGAAACAGGAGGGCAGGATGCTCACTTGAGCCTGGGAGCATGTTCACTGCAGCTGGAAAATTCAGAAAATTAAGAAAAAGTGTCCTgtgagcatgtgcaaatggcATTTTTCCCAAAGTGTACAGCTAAGCCAAATCTGAACAGATTTTCAGAGGCAGCGAAAGGCACTGCACTGACCTGAAAGCTATTCTCTTGCCAAATTTTAAGTTCCTGCTCCAAACCACTGAGGACTAAAAAAAGATGTAGTTTTTCTTTATGTATTTTCCTAACAGTAACCTTATTTTTGGAAATGGCTCCACCATTTTTGcccaaactttcaaaaaaaaaaaaaaattctccctgAGCCAGATACCAAACATGGAAAATGTCAGCCTGAATGGATAAATTTGTTAAAGTTGTAAACAATTGAAAACAGGATGTTATAATCGGAAGGGACGGACAATCTTAACTACAGATTTTACTATCAGCTCCTCCTACAATACTAATaacaaagtgaattaaactaagtATGTTAATATCGATCAatgaaaagttttttgtttttaatattagaTCAAGATTTTTTCAACATTTTACCTGTCTGCACATCAACATGCTTTCTCCCCTCTACAGGCTCTGGAGTTCTTGAGTGAAGCTGCTCTTTTGCTCGTTTTCTGGCAAGTGCTTTCCTGTGAGCCTCTCGCTGTCTCTGGATCTCAAGAGGGTCAGGCTGAGCAGTCTGAGGTTTGATACAAAAAGTTTCTTAGTTTTGCAGGGAAAAATTCCAGCACAAATTGTACAAAAAGTTACTACTAAATTTCTaaataagtgatttttaaaaatttctacaAATCAAATAATATAGATCAGCTGTAAGATATGGCCCCTGCAAAGACTTCCACAGCTTCTTAACTTTAcatactgtgagtagtcccatggacttcagtgcataaaattaaacgggtgtgtaaatctttgcaggatagGGGGCTAAGGAAGTAGTGTGCTAGCTACACTAAATTGCTATTTGGAAATATCCAATAGCTTAAAGTGTGGTTCTATTTTGAAAAATAAGCTGTGTAAAAATGGCATGAGTTTACTGACAGACCTGCTCTCTGAAATTTTTCAATCATGCCTGCCAGCTTACTTTACTGTCTAAAGCAAGTCTTTACTCTAGTTAGCAGAGCATAGCCTAGACAGCTATGAGGGTGAAAAGGATTCTGTTCTAGGTTGCATATTgtcaacagaattgtttactaaCTTTTGATTTCCGAATCTTTATTGTTGGTGAAGGGTGAGCCAGAAGGTACCCATGATTTTTAGATTCAATATTGCATTTGCAGAATTGTCAGTTAGGaaatcattttttaaactttataaaCAAAGCAAATTTGATATGTAATCAGAAAGAGATAATAACCATGGAACCATTTTCACAAAGTCACTTTTGAGTACAGTGGTCCTTTAAATCCAAAAGTTGATCTACTCTTAAAAGTGATCTGTTGGAGAACATTCTCTGGAAACTAAATATCTCTAAAATATTAATCAGAAATATCACAAGACCTTGAATGCCTCTGCTTCAAATAGGCATTGCTTGTGAACACTAGGCCCTGTAGGCATGCGACAATTCTCTATAAAGGGCTAGAACATTTCCACCTAAAccaaatggaaccagattgcttgtacttaaaattaaaaaggtcatagagcagtttttaaactaagggctgggggaaagccgacaggtgcggaggaACATGTggctcagacagagacatcccttaggggaggatctattaatggagattctctatgtcctagtaaggaggagaggatggaagatgataaaatatgggtaggatctAATGAGAAACAGTCAACTGAAAGAGAGACCCATTCAATCACATCacgtaatggcagacagctaaaaagtgacaagtttttaaagtgcttatatacaaatgctagaaatgGGCGAattagagtgcctcatattaaatgaggatattgatttaataggcatcacagaaacttggtggaatgaggataatcaatgggacacaataataccagggtacaaaatatatcagaaggacagaacaggtcatgctggtgggggagttgcactatatgtgaaagaaagcatagaatcaaatgaagtaaaaatcttaaatgaaccaaactgtaccatagaatttcTAGGGATAGTAATTCcgtgcttgaataataagaatatagcagtagggatacactactgaccacctgaccaggatagtgGTAGTGATGcgaaatgctcagagagattagagaggctataaaaataaaaaactcaataataatgggggatttcaactatccccatattgactgggtacatgtcaaatcaggatgggatgcagagataaagtttcttgacaccttaaatgactgcttcttggagcagctagtcccgGAATCCACACGAgtagaggcaattcttgatttagttctaagtggagcacaggatctggtccaacatgtgaatatagctggatcacttggtaatagtgcccataatataattaaatgtaacatccctgtggcaggaaaaacacaacagcagcccaacatggtagcatttaatttcagaaagggggactacacaaaaatgaggaagttagttaaacggaaattaaaagatacagtgccaaaagtgaaatccctgcaagctgtatggaaactttttaaagacaccataatagaggctcaacttaaatgtatacccaaattaaaaaacatagtaagagaaccaaaaaattgCCACCCTGGCTacacaacaaagtaaaagaagcagtgaggggCAAAGAGGCAtaatttaaaaagtggaagttaaatcctagtgaggaaaatagaaagaagcataaactctggtaagtgaagtgtaaaaatataattagtaaggccaaaaaagaatttgaagaacagctagacaaagactcaaaaagtaatcgcaaaaaaaaaaaaaaaaaaaattttttttaagtacatcagaagcaggaagcctgcaaaacaaccagtggggccactagacgatcaagatgctaaaggagcactcaagaacgATAAGGCcgttgtggagaaactaaatgaattttttgcatcagtcttcatgactgaaggtgtgagggagattcccaaacctgagccactctttttaggtgacaaatctgaggaactgtcccaaagtGGTCATTTTAACATGTTGATAGTGTCACTGTTTATCCCGATTTCTATGGTAATGGCACCACTTCACAGCTCCACATCATATCTCATCTTAACATTGacataagctttcaaatgatgtaTGATGTGCATGTGTGAGGAGAGGATGTACTAAGTGTCTGCTGCTCACTTACTGGAATAATCCTGCATCTACAGGATAAGTGAGCACAAGTTAACTTAGAAACAAATATTCCCAGAGTGGTGCTAATATCACTGAGATGCTGATGAACAAACCAGGAAGTAAATAAAGTTGTGCTGGCTTATACTCAATAGCATATAcacaaaaaggaaatgaaaaaggAGAAAACTTCTTAGTCTAAAGTTTTCCcaacactgttaaaaaaaatctgaagagtGGAAGTTCACATGAAAATATATTACAGCATTCCTAGAAACTAAAACTGAAAAAACCCACATATTAATCCAAGTGGAGAATCCATGATTGTGCTTTATGTAAAATTAAAGTACAAATGGGTAAAAATTATTATTCTATAATAGTTCTATTAACTCTTAGTTTTTCACAAAGTTATAATAAGATTTATGTAAACAGAACCTACCCAAGGTAATGCATGAAGTGCATAAGTGTTTCCTCGTACCACTCTCCTATCATACATGAGGTTCGCATAGCGAACAGGTTCTTCCTCTCTGTAGTACATCACAgcataaagaaacaaaatcaaCAGAGCTGGTTATGGATAGTGTCACATTGTTTTCCCCAtcggaccgtatgaactggaaccataaacccactgaacattaaatcccaccaaatgagggtagacccaCCCCCACCATCGTATCCACTCACTATACTCCGCATACTGAACATAGCCGTtgtgtggataacttaccccatatctcaatgtctgtacgctgaccggttaaacttttacccctagtcagggagattgcagattattatgTAATCCTtactccaccagctcctaaatcgaattttacaccccttgataatctgtaccttatccccgacaaccagaaacttctatgcttgaactctgtactgtttcttatttcaacattatcttaataaaattattatctCTGATGAGTGAGACCCAGCTGGGTGTCAATAAAGGCCTAAAGAACAAACCACACCAACAACAGGGATGCTACTTAAAGAAATTAGCCCCTGTATCCCCCTTCTTGTACATGCCCATCTCAGCTATTCACTAGGCAGGCGGCCTCTCACACTGCAGAGCTGATGCACCCTAGTCCCACGGTCCTGGCACCTCCCCAGGCCAGGCTTAGTGACAGGATGTGCcttgggcaggaagggacagggTGCGGTGTGAGGGCGGggatgctggggggcagggagcactgggggggttggggtatgCTGGGGGTAAGAGGACAGGCAGGGGTtgtcaggaggtgctgggggactGGACAGGGGCACTGAGAGACAGGATGGGACAGGCTGAGGGGACcaggggtgctggggcaggggacacTGTGGGACAGaacagggggcagggggatgctggaggatggggcaggggggtgggcaggggggcgctgggggaTAGGATGGAGGATTCTGTGGGGACAAGTGACAGGGGGACgctggggcatgggatgggggcaTTGGGGGACAGGATGAGGGGGCCGGGGGTGCTGAGCCAGGGGCCGCTGGGGGACGGGACGGGGACAGGGGGTGCTTCGGGGCATAGGGCGGGACCGGGGGACGGGaggcagggggcccagggggaggaggagctgggggatgggacgggaggaggggcagggggcacgGACGGGACGGGATGGGGGGAcgaggggcagggggcgctgggggatGGGTCGGGACGAGGGGCAGGGGGCGCGAGGGGACGGGATGGGGCGGGAcgagggggggctgggggctgggtcgGGAGGAGGAGCATGGACGGGATGGGGGGACGaggggcagggggcgcggggGAGGGACGGGGCTCCCGGGGCGCGGTCGGAGCCGGGCTGGCCAGTGCGGGCTGTAGCGGGGCTGCGGGCCGGACTCACTGCTCGCTGTGTCCCGGGGCGCCCCGGTATCTCCGCCGGGCGGGCAGGGTCCGGGGGCGGCTGCAGTAGCTGTAGGTGCCGCTGGCTGCTGCCGCCACCGCCTCCTGGGTGCGCGCGGGGAGCATGGAGGCCGTGGCCA from Lepidochelys kempii isolate rLepKem1 chromosome 3, rLepKem1.hap2, whole genome shotgun sequence encodes the following:
- the RSPH3 gene encoding radial spoke head protein 3 homolog, which produces MATASMLPARTQEAVAAAASGTYSYCSRPRTLPARRRYRGAPGHSEQEEEPVRYANLMYDRRVVRGNTYALHALPWTAQPDPLEIQRQREAHRKALARKRAKEQLHSRTPEPVEGRKHVDVQTELYLEELGDRIIEVDVECQTDAFLDRPPTPLFIPAKTGKDVATQIEEGELFDFDIEVKPMLEVLIGKIIEQALLEVMEEEELANLRAHQYAYEELRNAELAEVQRLEEQERRHREEKERRKNQQSQLLQKHKETSEKIAARAFAQRYLADLIPSVFSSLRESGYFYDPVERDVEKEFLPWVMAEVDQTLEKKILGRTMLDTLIREVVNKRLDAFDQPEASGQPAGQTETSHRGSVQTEALHQTETQEREAK